The sequence ACCAGGTCGGGGTACCCATTGGCATGGTGGGCGTCGGACCGGGACGCCACCAGGTGCTCCGGTTCGCCGGTTGACCGCGTCGGGACGGATAGGCGTCGGATGAGGGTCTGCGTCGTCGGATCGGGTGGCCGGGAACATGCCCTGGCCCACGTCCTGGGCCGGTCCCACGACGTGGTCGTCACCCCCGGAAACCCCGGCATTCCCGGGTCGGTGCCCGTTCCCCCTACCGAGGTCGACGCCGACCTGACGGTGATCGGCCCCGAGGTACCGCTGGTCGGCGGCCTAGCCGACCGGCTGAGGGCTGACGGCCGCCTGGTCTTCGGCCCGGGAGCCGACGGTGCCCGCTTGGAGGGGTCCAAGGCGTGGATGAAGGAGGTACTCGTCGAGGCGGGCGTGCCGACTGCCGCCCACGGAACCTTCGACGATGAGGCGGCCGCCCTGGCCTTTCTGGCTGGTATGGGTGACCTGTTCGTGGTTAAGACCGACGGGCTGGCCGCCGGCAAGGGCGTAGTGGTCACCACGAACCGGGCCGAGGCGGTCGACACCGTCCGGTCCTACCTCTCCGGAGCAGCTTTCGGCGACGCCGGGCGGACGGTGGTCATCGAGGAGGGCCTTACCGGCCCCGAGCTGTCGGTGCTGGCCGTATGCGACGGGACGACCGCCGTGGCCCTCGCCCCGGCTCAGGACTTCAAGCGCGTTGGCGACGGTGATGCTGGCCCTAACACTGGAGGCATGGGGGCCTACTCGCCGGTGCCGGTGGCCACGAACGCTGTAGTCGACGACCTGGTGGCGGGTGCCGTGCAGCCCACGCTGGCTGCCCTGCGCGGTCGGGGGATCGACTACCGGGGTGTCCTGTACTGCGGGCTGATGCTCACCCCGGACGGGCCCAAGGTCCTGGAGTACAACGTGCGCT comes from Acidimicrobiales bacterium and encodes:
- the purD gene encoding phosphoribosylamine--glycine ligase, which produces MRVCVVGSGGREHALAHVLGRSHDVVVTPGNPGIPGSVPVPPTEVDADLTVIGPEVPLVGGLADRLRADGRLVFGPGADGARLEGSKAWMKEVLVEAGVPTAAHGTFDDEAAALAFLAGMGDLFVVKTDGLAAGKGVVVTTNRAEAVDTVRSYLSGAAFGDAGRTVVIEEGLTGPELSVLAVCDGTTAVALAPAQDFKRVGDGDAGPNTGGMGAYSPVPVATNAVVDDLVAGAVQPTLAALRGRGIDYRGVLYCGLMLTPDGPKVLEYNVRFGDPETQVVLPRLTSDLGYLLATAAAGSLKEPPTFDDGAAVTVVCATEGYPTGPRTGDPIDGLEAASAIDGVTIFSAGVADGGDGGLVTAGGRVLSLTGRGRTIAEARGRAYDAVAELAWSGMQFRRDIAANPTGAGSD